The bacterium genome contains a region encoding:
- a CDS encoding PilT/PilU family type 4a pilus ATPase — protein sequence MYDIKQLLAFMKQHDASDLYLTANLAPSFKIHGSVKPAGKVPLDAEMIHGLIKSVLSEKDYQEFLGKKEFNSAWSDPTIGRYRFNFYQQKALPAMVIRKIEVKIKTLDDLKLPEILKDVSMTKRGLVLVVGATGSGKSTSLAAMINHRNENEAGHIMTVEDPVEYVHEHKKCVVSQREVGVDTESFKAALKNTLRQAPTVILIGEIRDEETMEHALTFAETGHLCLATLHSNNANQAMERVINFFPPERHRQIYLQLSLNLRAIVSQRLIKTIDGSRAAAIEILLDSARIKELIKKGQVDGIKEAMSAGSGEGMQTFDQAILDLFLAKRITLKEALDNADSATDMKIKIKLAGGELAKELEAEEKRDLALDDHKAANGKSAFG from the coding sequence ATGTACGACATCAAGCAACTTCTTGCTTTCATGAAGCAACACGATGCCTCCGATCTTTATTTAACAGCAAATCTTGCACCAAGTTTTAAAATTCATGGATCTGTTAAGCCCGCAGGCAAAGTGCCACTCGATGCGGAGATGATCCATGGTTTGATTAAAAGTGTGCTCAGTGAAAAAGATTATCAAGAATTCTTAGGGAAGAAGGAATTTAATTCTGCCTGGTCTGACCCAACAATTGGGCGCTATCGTTTTAATTTTTATCAGCAGAAAGCATTACCTGCGATGGTAATACGTAAAATTGAGGTAAAGATTAAAACGCTAGACGATCTGAAACTTCCAGAAATTTTAAAAGACGTGAGTATGACAAAGCGTGGTCTAGTGCTTGTTGTCGGGGCTACAGGCTCTGGTAAGTCCACAAGCTTAGCGGCGATGATTAACCATCGTAACGAAAACGAAGCAGGTCACATTATGACCGTGGAAGACCCGGTTGAATATGTGCATGAGCATAAGAAATGTGTGGTTTCGCAACGCGAAGTTGGTGTTGATACGGAATCATTTAAGGCTGCCTTAAAAAACACTCTGCGGCAAGCACCGACGGTGATTCTAATTGGTGAAATTCGTGACGAAGAAACAATGGAGCATGCGCTCACGTTTGCAGAAACTGGGCATCTCTGTCTGGCTACATTACACTCAAATAATGCCAATCAAGCGATGGAGCGCGTGATCAATTTCTTTCCACCTGAAAGGCATCGTCAGATTTATTTGCAATTAAGTTTGAATTTGCGAGCAATCGTCAGCCAGCGTCTGATTAAAACAATTGATGGGAGTCGTGCGGCTGCAATTGAAATCTTACTAGACAGCGCGCGCATTAAGGAACTGATCAAGAAGGGACAAGTTGATGGTATTAAAGAAGCCATGTCTGCCGGTAGTGGTGAAGGAATGCAAACGTTTGACCAGGCAATTTTAGATTTATTTTTAGCTAAGAGAATCACGCTCAAGGAAGCTCTGGATAATGCAGATAGCGCGACGGATATGAAAATCAAAATTAAGCTTGCTGGTGGGGAGCTTGCCAAAGAGCTTGAAGCAGAGGAGAAGCGTGATCTTGCCCTGGACGATCACAAGGCAGCAAATGGTAAGTCTGCCTTTGGTTAA
- the acs gene encoding acetate--CoA ligase has product MSQASQTTFFQPGKRAAASSYLDYATYEKLYRESIEAPEIFWAKQATEQISWLKPWTTVLTWDYSKAHVRWFEGAKLNVCYNCLDRHLDLRGQKIALIGEGNEPGDVQKFSYREAHKIVCQFANALKSLGVKRGDRVAIYMPMIPQAAFAMLACARIGAVHSVIFGGFSAEAIRDRVLDAECVCVITANEGLRGAKSVPLKHTVDQALEGVTSVKHVLVHRRTKTNVKMYQPRDIFLDEILEKMPDHCACEEMDAEDPLFILYTSGSTGKPKGVLHTQGGYLVYAAVTHKYVFDYHEEDIYFCAADVGWITGHTYVVYGPLANGATSLMFESLPNYPDAGRYWDTIERHRVNIFYTAPTAIRTVAKEGETKPREYDLSSLRILGTVGEPINADAWQWYYQMVGNKECSIVDTWWQTETGGILITPLPGVTPTKPGSATLPFFGIRPEIVDEQGQVLEGNNVRGRLCITFPWPGQMRTVYGDHQRFFETYFSQFPGKYFTGDASIRDKDGYYWITGRVDDVINVSGHRIGTAEVESAIVHSGIVAEAAVVGVSHPIKGSAIYAFCCLREGVVNSEAVNMEIRNAVKKVIGGFAAPDFIQIVPGLPKTRSGKIMRRILRKITEGELEQIGDTTTLADPAIVSEIIKGYKR; this is encoded by the coding sequence ATGAGTCAAGCATCGCAAACTACTTTTTTCCAACCGGGGAAAAGAGCTGCAGCTAGTAGCTATTTAGATTATGCAACCTATGAAAAATTATACCGTGAATCGATTGAAGCCCCAGAGATTTTTTGGGCCAAGCAAGCCACAGAGCAAATCAGCTGGTTAAAACCTTGGACAACAGTATTAACCTGGGATTATTCCAAGGCACATGTGCGTTGGTTTGAAGGGGCGAAGCTAAACGTTTGTTACAATTGCTTGGACCGACATCTTGATCTGCGGGGGCAAAAAATTGCATTAATTGGGGAAGGTAATGAACCAGGTGATGTGCAGAAGTTTAGCTATCGCGAAGCACACAAAATAGTTTGTCAATTTGCTAATGCGTTAAAGAGCCTAGGTGTTAAGCGTGGAGACCGGGTTGCAATCTACATGCCGATGATTCCACAGGCAGCGTTTGCTATGCTTGCCTGTGCCCGAATTGGCGCAGTGCACTCGGTAATTTTTGGTGGATTTTCTGCCGAGGCGATTCGCGATCGCGTGCTTGATGCTGAGTGCGTATGCGTGATTACTGCTAATGAAGGGTTACGTGGCGCAAAATCAGTTCCACTTAAGCACACTGTTGATCAAGCGCTTGAAGGGGTGACTTCTGTAAAGCATGTTTTGGTCCACCGCCGCACCAAGACAAATGTAAAGATGTATCAGCCACGCGATATTTTTCTGGATGAAATTCTCGAAAAAATGCCAGATCACTGCGCTTGCGAAGAAATGGATGCAGAAGACCCGTTATTTATTCTCTATACTTCAGGTTCTACAGGTAAACCAAAAGGCGTGCTCCATACTCAAGGCGGATACCTTGTTTACGCAGCGGTAACTCATAAATATGTTTTTGATTATCACGAAGAAGATATTTACTTTTGTGCCGCCGATGTAGGTTGGATTACGGGACATACGTATGTTGTCTACGGACCATTAGCAAATGGTGCGACAAGTTTGATGTTTGAATCTTTACCAAACTATCCCGATGCGGGGCGTTATTGGGATACGATTGAAAGGCATCGAGTTAATATTTTTTATACAGCACCAACAGCTATTCGCACTGTGGCTAAAGAAGGGGAAACAAAACCCCGTGAATATGATTTAAGTAGTCTAAGAATTCTTGGCACCGTAGGAGAACCAATTAACGCAGATGCCTGGCAGTGGTATTATCAGATGGTTGGCAACAAAGAATGCTCAATTGTTGACACCTGGTGGCAAACTGAAACTGGTGGAATTTTAATTACACCACTCCCCGGAGTAACTCCAACAAAGCCAGGCTCGGCAACGCTACCTTTCTTTGGAATTCGACCAGAAATTGTTGACGAGCAAGGTCAGGTCCTTGAAGGGAATAATGTGCGTGGGCGGCTTTGTATTACTTTTCCTTGGCCGGGACAGATGCGCACTGTCTATGGTGACCATCAGCGCTTTTTTGAGACTTATTTTTCACAATTTCCTGGAAAATATTTTACTGGTGATGCAAGTATTCGTGACAAAGATGGATACTACTGGATCACTGGACGTGTTGACGATGTGATTAATGTTTCGGGGCATCGTATCGGGACAGCCGAAGTTGAGAGTGCAATCGTTCATTCAGGAATTGTTGCTGAAGCTGCAGTTGTAGGAGTGTCTCATCCAATTAAAGGATCGGCGATCTATGCATTTTGCTGTCTCCGCGAAGGGGTAGTAAATTCAGAGGCAGTTAACATGGAAATCCGTAACGCCGTTAAAAAAGTTATTGGCGGTTTTGCTGCCCCTGATTTTATTCAAATCGTACCAGGGCTTCCCAAAACGCGAAGCGGAAAAATTATGCGCCGCATTCTTCGCAAAATCACTGAAGGCGAGCTTGAGCAGATTGGTGACACGACAACACTTGCTGACCCAGCAATCGTCAGTGAAATCATCAAGGGCTACAAACGCTAA
- a CDS encoding DEAD/DEAH box helicase — protein MKNQTRHSVPSEPILHKKHAPIDPSSDKSNNFAQFEMPREILKAVIDTGYTEPTPIQAQAIPLGLNRKDIIASAQTGSGKTAAFMLPALAHLTKPSTVKNSRGPRVLVLTPTRELALQVTQAAKTYGKYLQHLKTVSIVGGMSYDRQRFSMRGFVEIMVATPGRLIDYMQQGEIDFSRVEFLVLDEADRMLDMGFRDPVKQIVKALPKNRQTLLFSATIDRTILELAQGMLNHPERIEITPAQSQHADIEQKIHYIKDQAEKRALLIKLLEADEVEQAIVFAQTKRSADKLAENLYRTGLKAAALHGDMRQNARNRTISRLKDKSVKILVATDVAARGIDVKGITHIINYDLPRMQEDYVHRIGRTGRAGAKGTAISLALLSEYRQVRELEKFTGHKIEVFNLPGFEVTAPSYDTAGAGRQRPGRSGRNSRGRNNFRRREDSSSSGRGEKSFSQRNKKRGFAASRSANRKPSTRSHEQAY, from the coding sequence GCGCAGTTTGAAATGCCACGCGAAATTCTTAAGGCAGTCATTGATACTGGCTACACTGAACCAACACCAATTCAAGCTCAAGCAATTCCTTTAGGCCTAAATCGTAAAGATATTATTGCTTCTGCGCAAACAGGTAGTGGAAAGACTGCGGCATTTATGTTGCCAGCGCTAGCGCATTTAACTAAGCCCTCGACTGTTAAAAACTCACGTGGCCCACGGGTGCTAGTGCTTACGCCAACTCGCGAGCTTGCTCTCCAAGTTACGCAGGCTGCAAAAACTTACGGGAAGTATCTTCAACATTTAAAGACGGTAAGTATTGTTGGCGGAATGTCCTATGACAGGCAGCGCTTTAGTATGCGTGGTTTTGTAGAAATTATGGTGGCAACCCCGGGACGTCTAATTGACTACATGCAACAAGGGGAAATTGATTTTTCACGAGTTGAGTTTTTAGTCCTGGATGAAGCGGACCGCATGCTCGATATGGGATTTCGCGATCCAGTAAAGCAGATTGTCAAAGCTTTACCTAAAAATCGCCAAACCTTACTTTTCTCTGCAACAATTGATCGCACCATTCTTGAACTAGCCCAGGGAATGCTTAATCATCCCGAGCGGATCGAAATTACTCCTGCTCAATCTCAACATGCAGACATTGAACAGAAAATCCACTACATCAAGGACCAAGCAGAAAAGCGCGCACTTTTAATTAAGCTTCTCGAAGCAGATGAAGTCGAACAAGCAATTGTTTTTGCTCAGACAAAGCGCTCCGCGGATAAGCTTGCTGAGAATCTTTATCGCACAGGACTAAAGGCCGCTGCGCTCCACGGGGATATGCGTCAAAATGCACGTAACCGTACAATTTCTAGACTAAAGGATAAGAGCGTTAAAATCTTAGTTGCAACTGACGTTGCAGCTCGTGGGATCGATGTCAAAGGCATTACGCATATTATTAACTATGATTTGCCGCGCATGCAGGAAGATTACGTGCACCGCATCGGTAGAACTGGTCGCGCCGGAGCTAAGGGCACAGCAATCTCGCTAGCACTACTTAGTGAGTATCGCCAGGTTCGAGAGTTAGAAAAATTTACAGGCCATAAGATTGAAGTTTTCAATTTACCTGGTTTTGAAGTGACTGCACCGAGTTATGATACTGCTGGTGCGGGGCGTCAGCGACCTGGACGTTCAGGTAGAAATTCCCGCGGTAGAAATAATTTCCGTCGTAGAGAAGACAGTTCGTCATCTGGACGCGGAGAGAAATCTTTCAGCCAGAGAAATAAGAAAAGGGGCTTTGCTGCCTCGAGGTCAGCTAATCGCAAGCCTAGTACGCGTAGTCACGAGCAAGCTTATTAA